One part of the Arabidopsis thaliana chromosome 1 sequence genome encodes these proteins:
- a CDS encoding uncharacterized protein (unknown protein; FUNCTIONS IN: molecular_function unknown; INVOLVED IN: anaerobic respiration; LOCATED IN: endomembrane system; EXPRESSED IN: 17 plant structures; EXPRESSED DURING: 9 growth stages; BEST Arabidopsis thaliana protein match is: unknown protein (TAIR:AT2G31945.1); Has 63 Blast hits to 63 proteins in 10 species: Archae - 0; Bacteria - 0; Metazoa - 0; Fungi - 0; Plants - 63; Viruses - 0; Other Eukaryotes - 0 (source: NCBI BLink).), which translates to MEGSFEGMLMKVSIFALIQGLVYLILSKSSSVFSTSKTMKRAYSFRSARSISIRRILAVLQDMPAGGEMSPSAMGPSLASSLSSPSEII; encoded by the coding sequence ATGGAAGGAAGCTTTGAAGGCATGTTAATGAAAGTGAGCATTTTTGCTCTGATTCAAGGGCTTGTGTATCTCATACTCAGCAAATCTTCGAGCGTTTTCTCTACGTCAAAGACGATGAAGAGAGCTTACAGTTTCCGGTCAGCGAGATCCATCAGTATCCGCAGGATTCTAGCTGTTCTTCAAGACATGCCAGCAGGCGGCGAGATGTCTCCTTCTGCCATGGGAccttctcttgcttcttctctatcCTCACCATCGGAAATCATTTGA
- a CDS encoding UPSTREAM OF FLC protein (DUF966) (CONTAINS InterPro DOMAIN/s: Protein of unknown function DUF966 (InterPro:IPR010369), Uncharacterised conserved protein UCP031043 (InterPro:IPR021182); BEST Arabidopsis thaliana protein match is: Domain of unknown function (DUF966) (TAIR:AT5G59790.1); Has 167 Blast hits to 166 proteins in 16 species: Archae - 0; Bacteria - 0; Metazoa - 0; Fungi - 0; Plants - 166; Viruses - 0; Other Eukaryotes - 1 (source: NCBI BLink).), whose translation MESNGGGGEVRRVNLVYFLSRSGHVDHPHLLRVHHLSRNGVFLRDVKKWLADARGDAMPDAFSWSCKRRYKNGYVWQDLLDDDLITPISDNEYVLKGSEILLSSPKEDYPNVEKKAWVTRNGGIDAEEKLQKLKLTSEKIQKESPVFCSQRSTATTSTVTEESTTNEEGFVLKKQDPKTVSGQRDGSTENGSGNDVESGRPSVSSTTSSSSYIKNKSYSSVRASHVLRNLMKCGGLDTNDAVLVPLNKSRSGAFGPAWEDERRYQYHQQHNARKSFEGAWSGIKMKETIEFCKPKVAPSKPSMAPLCSQCGKLFKPEKMHSHMKLCRGMKNSSANNDLMTSNNTVKPRQQRCRNIPGNPLGHQRVLTTTLKE comes from the exons atggaAAGTaatggtggaggaggagaagtaaGAAGAGTGAATTTAGTTTATTTCCTTAGCCGTTCGGGTCACGTTGACCATCCTCATCTCTTGCGtgttcatcatctctctcGTAATGGAGTCTTTCTCCGAG ATGTGAAGAAATGGTTAGCAGACGCACGAGGCGATGCCATGCCTGATGCATTTTCTTGGTCTTGTAAGAG GAGGTATAAGAATGGTTATGTATGGCAAGATTTATTGGACGATGATCTTATCACTCCTATCTCTGATAATGAATATGTCCTCAAAGGATCTGAGATTCTTCTAAGCTCTCCAAAGG aggattatCCTAATGTGGAGAAGAAAGCTTGGGTGACAAGAAACGGTGGAATAGACGCTGAAGAAAAACTCCAGAAGTTGAAACTAACGTCAGAGAAGATCCAAAAAGAGTCTCCGGTCTTCTGCTCACAGAGATCGACGGCAACAACGTCGACAGTCACGGAGGAATCCACCACGAACGAAGAAGGTTTCGTTCTTAAGAAACAAGATCCGAAAACAGTCTCCGGCCAGAGAGACGGTTCGACGGAGAACGGGTCGGGTAACGATGTGGAGTCGGGTCGACCAAGTGTATCGTCTACGACGTCGTCTTCGAGTTATATCAAGAATAAGAGCTATTCGAGCGTACGTGCCTCTCACGTGTTACGGAACTTGATGAAGTGTGGTGGTTTGGACACAAACGACGCCGTATTGGTGCCTTTGAATAAGTCTAGGTCTGGGGCTTTTGGTCCGGCTTGGGAAGATGAACGCAGATACCAATACCACCAACAGCACAATGCTCG AAAAAGCTTCGAAGGAGCATGGAGTGGCATAAAGATGAAAGAGACAATTGAGTTTTGTAAACCAAAGGTTGCTCCAAGCAAGCCTTCCATGGCTCCATTATGCTC GCAATGTGGGAAGTTGTTCAAACCTGAGAAGATGCATTCACACATGAAATTATGTCGAGGGATGAAGAATTCATCGGCGAATAATGATTTGATGACAAGCAATAATACCGTTAAACCGAGGCAGCAACGGTGCAGAAACATTCCTGGAAATCCATTGGGACATCAACGTGTATTGACGACTACTCTCAAAGAGTGA
- the CHX23 gene encoding cation/H+ exchanger 23 (cation/H+ exchanger 23 (CHX23); FUNCTIONS IN: monovalent cation:hydrogen antiporter activity, sodium:hydrogen antiporter activity; INVOLVED IN: cation transport; LOCATED IN: endomembrane system, integral to membrane; EXPRESSED IN: male gametophyte, leaf; CONTAINS InterPro DOMAIN/s: Cation/H+ exchanger (InterPro:IPR006153); BEST Arabidopsis thaliana protein match is: cation/H+ exchanger 21 (TAIR:AT2G31910.1); Has 35333 Blast hits to 34131 proteins in 2444 species: Archae - 798; Bacteria - 22429; Metazoa - 974; Fungi - 991; Plants - 531; Viruses - 0; Other Eukaryotes - 9610 (source: NCBI BLink).): MVLETFANLALVYNIFLLGLGMDLRMVRITELKPVIIAFTGLLVALPVGAFLYYLPGNGHPDKIISGCVFWSVALACTNFPDLARILADLKLLRSDMGRTAMCAAIVTDLCTWVLLVFGFASFSKSGTWNKMMPFVIITTAIFVLLCIFVIRPGIAWIFAKTVKAGHVGDTHVWFILGGVVLCGLITDACGVHSITGAFLFGLSIPHDHIIRNMIEEKLHDFLSGILMPLFYIICGLRADIGFMLQFTDKFMMVVVICSSFLVKIVTTVITSLFMHIPMRDAFAIGALMNTKGTLSLVVLNAGRDTKALDSPMYTHMTIALLVMSLVVEPLLAFAYKPKKKLAHYKHRTVQKIKGETELRVLACVHVLPNVSGITNLLQVSNATKQSPLSVFAIHLVELTGRTTASLLIMNDECKPKANFSDRVRAESDQIAETFEAMEVNNDAMTVQTITAVSPYATMHEDICVLAEDKRVCFIILPYHKHLTPDGRMGEGNSSHAEINQNVLSHAPCSVGILVDRGMAMVRSESFRGESMKREVAMLFVGGPDDREALSYAWRMVGQHVIKLTVVRFVPGREALISSGKVAAEYEREKQVDDECIYEFNFKTMNDSSVKYIEKVVNDGQDTIATIREMEDNNSYDLYVVGRGYNSDSPVTAGLNDWSSSPELGTIGDTLASSNFTMHASVLVIQQYSATKRQAAVTAAAATTVMGAVAGVTGNNLESAGGDAKMTRDAHEPFMKSMYEDEDEDDEEDHQYGIHR; the protein is encoded by the exons ATGGTTCTTGAGACATTCGCTAACTTAGCTCTCGTCTACAACATCTTCCTCCTTGGTCTAGGGATGGACCTGAGGATGGTGCGGATCACCGAGCTCAAACCGGTCATCATTGCTTTTACAGGGCTTCTTGTTGCTTTACCGGTTGGTGCCTTTCTTTACTATCTCCCGGGAAATGGCCATCCAGACAAGATCATCTCTGGTTGCGTCTTCTGGTCTGTCGCGCTAGCCTGTACCAACTTCCCTGACCTTGCAAGGATCCTTGCGGATCTTAAGCTGTTGCGGTCCGATATGGGTCGTACGGCTATGTGTGCAGCCATTGTCACTGATTTGTGCACATGGGTCCTccttgtttttgggtttgctTCTTTTAGCAAATCAG GGACATGGAACAAAATGATGCCGTTCGTGATAATCACCACCGCAATCTTCGTCCTCCTCTGCATCTTTGTGATCCGTCCGGGAATTGCATGGATCTTCGCGAAGACCGTGAAGGCAGGTCACGTCGGAGACACTCACGTTTGGTTCATTTTAGGAGGTGTGGTCCTATGCGGCCTGATTACGGACGCATGCGGGGTCCACTCCATAACCGGGGCGTTCCTGTTCGGTCTCTCCATTCCGCACGACCACATCATACGTAACATGATCGAGGAGAAGCTCCATGACTTCCTTTCCGGGATCCTTATGCCTCTCTTCTACATCATTTGTGGGTTGCGAGCAGATATTGGTTTCATGCTCCAGTTTACTGACAAGTTCATGATGGTTGTAGTCATCTGCTCTTCCTTCTTAGTAAAGATCGTGACTACCGTAATCACCTCTTTATTTATGCATATACCTATGCGTGACGCATTCGCTATAGGAGCCCTTATGAACACCAAGGGAACTTTATCGCTCGTCGTTCTTAATGCTGGTCGCGATACTAAG GCGCTGGATAGTCCGATGTATACTCATATGACGATCGCGCTTCTAGTGATGTCACTAGTCGTCGAGCCTCTTCTCGCGTTTGCATACAAGCCCAAGAAAAAACTTGCTCATTACAAGCACCGTACGGTTCAAAAGATCAAAGGAGAAACAGAGTTGCGCGTCTTAGCTTGCGTCCATGTACTCCCCAATGTCTCTGGGATCACAAATCTCTTACAAGTCTCAAACGCAACCAAACAATCACCTCTCAGCGTTTTCGCCATTCACCTCGTGGAGCTCACCGGTCGAACCACGGCCTCTCTGCTAATCATGAACGACGAATGCAAACCAAAAGCTAACTTCTCGGACAGAGTCAGAGCAGAGTCCGATCAAATCGCTGAGACCTTCGAAGCTATGGAAGTCAACAACGACGCAATGACGGTTCAGACCATCACCGCGGTCTCTCCTTACGCAACCATGCACGAAGACATCTGCGTGTTAGCCGAGGACAAGCGAGTTTGTTTCATCATATTGCCTTACCACAAACACTTGACACCGGACGGTCGGATGGGAGAAGGAAACTCTTCTCACGCAGAAATTAACCAAAACGTTTTGAGCCACGCCCCTTGCTCGGTCGGGATTTTGGTGGACCGTGGCATGGCCATGGTCCGGTCTGAGTCGTTCCGTGGTGAATCAATGAAAAGAGAAGTCGCCATGCTCTTCGTCGGTGGTCCAGACGACCGCGAGGCGTTATCATACGCTTGGCGAATGGTCGGACAACACGTGATTAAACTCACTGTGGTAAGATTCGTCCCAGGACGCGAAGCTCTAATCTCATCCGGGAAAGTTGCAGCGGAGTACGAGAGGGAGAAACAAGTCGACGATGAATGCATCTACGAATTTAATTTCAAGACAATGAATGATTCTTCCgttaaatatatagagaaagtGGTCAACGATGGTCAAGACACGATAGCTACGATCAGAGAAATGGAAGACAACAATTCTTATGATCTTTACGTTGTGGGAAGAGGATATAACTCAGATTCTCCGGTGACTGCCGGTTTAAACGATTGGAGCAGTAGTCCTGAGCTAGGCACAATAGGGGACACATTAGCTTCGTCGAATTTCACAATGCATGCTTCGGTATTAGTCATTCAACAATACTCTGCCACTAAAAGACAAGCTGCAGTCACAGCAGCCGCCGCAACAACCGTTATGGGAGCGGTCGCCGGTGTTACAGGTAACAATCTAGAATCCGCTGGTGGTGATGCTAAGATGACTCGTGATGCTCATGAGCCATTTATGAAGTCTATGtatgaagacgaagatgaagatgatgaagaggatCATCAATATGGAATTCATAGGTAA
- the CHX23 gene encoding cation/H+ exchanger 23 (cation/H+ exchanger 23 (CHX23); FUNCTIONS IN: monovalent cation:hydrogen antiporter activity, sodium:hydrogen antiporter activity; INVOLVED IN: cation transport; LOCATED IN: integral to membrane; EXPRESSED IN: male gametophyte, leaf; CONTAINS InterPro DOMAIN/s: Cation/H+ exchanger (InterPro:IPR006153); BEST Arabidopsis thaliana protein match is: cation/H+ exchanger 21 (TAIR:AT2G31910.1); Has 6204 Blast hits to 6178 proteins in 1654 species: Archae - 257; Bacteria - 4841; Metazoa - 0; Fungi - 132; Plants - 575; Viruses - 0; Other Eukaryotes - 399 (source: NCBI BLink).), with protein sequence MSSGAPLNVTNPNYDIEESRFGKIVCYDQSLLFEKREQKGWESGSTLASSLPFFITQLFVANLSYRVLYYLTRPLYLPPFVAQILCGLLFSPSVLGNTRFIIAHVFPYRFTMVLETFANLALVYNIFLLGLGMDLRMVRITELKPVIIAFTGLLVALPVGAFLYYLPGNGHPDKIISGCVFWSVALACTNFPDLARILADLKLLRSDMGRTAMCAAIVTDLCTWVLLVFGFASFSKSGTWNKMMPFVIITTAIFVLLCIFVIRPGIAWIFAKTVKAGHVGDTHVWFILGGVVLCGLITDACGVHSITGAFLFGLSIPHDHIIRNMIEEKLHDFLSGILMPLFYIICGLRADIGFMLQFTDKFMMVVVICSSFLVKIVTTVITSLFMHIPMRDAFAIGALMNTKGTLSLVVLNAGRDTKALDSPMYTHMTIALLVMSLVVEPLLAFAYKPKKKLAHYKHRTVQKIKGETELRVLACVHVLPNVSGITNLLQVSNATKQSPLSVFAIHLVELTGRTTASLLIMNDECKPKANFSDRVRAESDQIAETFEAMEVNNDAMTVQTITAVSPYATMHEDICVLAEDKRVCFIILPYHKHLTPDGRMGEGNSSHAEINQNVLSHAPCSVGILVDRGMAMVRSESFRGESMKREVAMLFVGGPDDREALSYAWRMVGQHVIKLTVVRFVPGREALISSGKVAAEYEREKQVDDECIYEFNFKTMNDSSVKYIEKVVNDGQDTIATIREMEDNNSYDLYVVGRGYNSDSPVTAGLNDWSSSPELGTIGDTLASSNFTMHASVLVIQQYSATKRQAAVTAAAATTVMGAVAGVTGNNLESAGGDAKMTRDAHEPFMKSMYEDEDEDDEEDHQYGIHR encoded by the exons ATGTCTTCCGGAGCCCCCCTTAATGTGACAAATCCTAACTATGATATTGAAGAATCGCGTTTTGGAAAGATTGTGTGTTATGACCAAAGTCTTCTCTTTgagaagagagaacaaaaGGGATGGGAGAGCGGAAGTACGCTAGCCTCTTCCCTTCCGTTCTTCATAACGCAACTCTTTGTCGCGAACCTTAGCTATCGTGTCCTCTACTATCTAACCCGACCCTTGTATCTTCCTCCTTTCGTAGCTCAGATCCTC TGTGGATTATTATTTAGCCCAAGTGTGCTCGGGAACACACGTTTCATAATCGCACATGTATTCCCCTACAGATTCACAATGGTTCTTGAGACATTCGCTAACTTAGCTCTCGTCTACAACATCTTCCTCCTTGGTCTAGGGATGGACCTGAGGATGGTGCGGATCACCGAGCTCAAACCGGTCATCATTGCTTTTACAGGGCTTCTTGTTGCTTTACCGGTTGGTGCCTTTCTTTACTATCTCCCGGGAAATGGCCATCCAGACAAGATCATCTCTGGTTGCGTCTTCTGGTCTGTCGCGCTAGCCTGTACCAACTTCCCTGACCTTGCAAGGATCCTTGCGGATCTTAAGCTGTTGCGGTCCGATATGGGTCGTACGGCTATGTGTGCAGCCATTGTCACTGATTTGTGCACATGGGTCCTccttgtttttgggtttgctTCTTTTAGCAAATCAG GGACATGGAACAAAATGATGCCGTTCGTGATAATCACCACCGCAATCTTCGTCCTCCTCTGCATCTTTGTGATCCGTCCGGGAATTGCATGGATCTTCGCGAAGACCGTGAAGGCAGGTCACGTCGGAGACACTCACGTTTGGTTCATTTTAGGAGGTGTGGTCCTATGCGGCCTGATTACGGACGCATGCGGGGTCCACTCCATAACCGGGGCGTTCCTGTTCGGTCTCTCCATTCCGCACGACCACATCATACGTAACATGATCGAGGAGAAGCTCCATGACTTCCTTTCCGGGATCCTTATGCCTCTCTTCTACATCATTTGTGGGTTGCGAGCAGATATTGGTTTCATGCTCCAGTTTACTGACAAGTTCATGATGGTTGTAGTCATCTGCTCTTCCTTCTTAGTAAAGATCGTGACTACCGTAATCACCTCTTTATTTATGCATATACCTATGCGTGACGCATTCGCTATAGGAGCCCTTATGAACACCAAGGGAACTTTATCGCTCGTCGTTCTTAATGCTGGTCGCGATACTAAG GCGCTGGATAGTCCGATGTATACTCATATGACGATCGCGCTTCTAGTGATGTCACTAGTCGTCGAGCCTCTTCTCGCGTTTGCATACAAGCCCAAGAAAAAACTTGCTCATTACAAGCACCGTACGGTTCAAAAGATCAAAGGAGAAACAGAGTTGCGCGTCTTAGCTTGCGTCCATGTACTCCCCAATGTCTCTGGGATCACAAATCTCTTACAAGTCTCAAACGCAACCAAACAATCACCTCTCAGCGTTTTCGCCATTCACCTCGTGGAGCTCACCGGTCGAACCACGGCCTCTCTGCTAATCATGAACGACGAATGCAAACCAAAAGCTAACTTCTCGGACAGAGTCAGAGCAGAGTCCGATCAAATCGCTGAGACCTTCGAAGCTATGGAAGTCAACAACGACGCAATGACGGTTCAGACCATCACCGCGGTCTCTCCTTACGCAACCATGCACGAAGACATCTGCGTGTTAGCCGAGGACAAGCGAGTTTGTTTCATCATATTGCCTTACCACAAACACTTGACACCGGACGGTCGGATGGGAGAAGGAAACTCTTCTCACGCAGAAATTAACCAAAACGTTTTGAGCCACGCCCCTTGCTCGGTCGGGATTTTGGTGGACCGTGGCATGGCCATGGTCCGGTCTGAGTCGTTCCGTGGTGAATCAATGAAAAGAGAAGTCGCCATGCTCTTCGTCGGTGGTCCAGACGACCGCGAGGCGTTATCATACGCTTGGCGAATGGTCGGACAACACGTGATTAAACTCACTGTGGTAAGATTCGTCCCAGGACGCGAAGCTCTAATCTCATCCGGGAAAGTTGCAGCGGAGTACGAGAGGGAGAAACAAGTCGACGATGAATGCATCTACGAATTTAATTTCAAGACAATGAATGATTCTTCCgttaaatatatagagaaagtGGTCAACGATGGTCAAGACACGATAGCTACGATCAGAGAAATGGAAGACAACAATTCTTATGATCTTTACGTTGTGGGAAGAGGATATAACTCAGATTCTCCGGTGACTGCCGGTTTAAACGATTGGAGCAGTAGTCCTGAGCTAGGCACAATAGGGGACACATTAGCTTCGTCGAATTTCACAATGCATGCTTCGGTATTAGTCATTCAACAATACTCTGCCACTAAAAGACAAGCTGCAGTCACAGCAGCCGCCGCAACAACCGTTATGGGAGCGGTCGCCGGTGTTACAGGTAACAATCTAGAATCCGCTGGTGGTGATGCTAAGATGACTCGTGATGCTCATGAGCCATTTATGAAGTCTATGtatgaagacgaagatgaagatgatgaagaggatCATCAATATGGAATTCATAGGTAA
- the HEXO2 gene encoding beta-hexosaminidase 2: MLTLSKFHVILIPILFFITLLSPLFSIALPINIWPKPRFLSWPQHKAIALSPNFTILAPEHQYLSASVTRYHNLIRSENYSPLISYPVKLMKRYTLRNLVVTVTDFSLPLHHGVDESYKLSIPIGSFSAHLLAHSAWGAMRGLETFSQMIWGTSPDLCLPVGIYIQDSPLFGHRGVLLDTSRNYYGVDDIMRTIKAMSANKLNVFHWHITDSQSFPLVLPSEPSLAAKGSLGPDMVYTPEDVSKIVQYGFEHGVRVLPEIDTPGHTGSWGEAYPEIVTCANMFWWPAGKSWEERLASEPGTGQLNPLSPKTYEVVKNVIQDIVNQFPESFFHGGGDEVIPGCWKTDPAINSFLSSGGTLSQLLEKYINSTLPYIVSQNRTVVYWEDVLLDAQIKADPSVLPKEHTILQTWNNGPENTKRIVAAGYRVIVSSSEFYYLDCGHGGFLGNDSIYDQKESGGGSWCAPFKTWQSIYNYDIADGLLNEEERKLVLGGEVALWSEQADSTVLDSRLWPRASALAESLWSGNRDERGVKRCGEAVDRLNLWRYRMVKRGIGAEPIQPLWCLKNPGMCNTVHGALQDQ, from the exons ATGCTAACTCTTTCCAAGTTTCATGTGATACTAATCCCAATACTCTTCTTCATTACGCTTCTTTCGCCATTGTTCTCCATTGCTCTACCTATCAACATTTGGCCAAAGCCGAGATTTCTCTCATGGCCTCAACATAAAGCCATTGCACTCTCTCCAAATTTCACTATCCTTGCCCCTGAACACCAATACCTTTCGGCCTCTGTAACACGGTATCACAACCTGATCCGTTCTGAGAATTACTCGCCTCTCATTAGCTATCCTGTCAAACTTATGAAAAGATACACCTTGAGGAACCTTGTAGTCACTGTTACCGATTTTTCTCTTCCGCTTCACCACGGTGTTGATGAGTCTTACAAACTCTCCATCCCCATTGGCAGCTTCTCCGCGCACTTGTTAGCTCATTCGGCTTGGGGAGCTATGCGTGGCCTTGAGACATTCTCTCAGATGATTTGGGGAACATCTCCTGATTTGTGCTTACCCGTTGGAATTTATATTCAGGATTCTCCTCTGTTTGGCCATAGAGGTGTTTTGCTCGATACATCGAGGAATTACTATGGAGTAGATGATATAATGAGGACTATTAAGGCCATGAGTGCAAACAAACTCAATGTGTTCCATTGGCATATCACTGATTCACAATCTTTTCCACTGGTGCTTCCTTCTGAACCTTCACTTGCTGCAAAAGGATCTCTTGGACCAGACATGGTATACACTCCCGAGGATGTCTCAAAGATTGTTCAGTATGGTTTTGAGCATGGTGTTAGAGTACTTCCTGAAATAGACACTCCTG GTCATACAGGATCATGGGGAGAAGCTTACCCGGAAATTGTGACATGTGCCAATATGTTCTGGTGGCCTGCTGGAAAAAGTTGGGAAGAGCGGTTAGCTAGTGAACCTGGGACTGGTCAGCTTAACCCTTTGAGTCCTAAAACATATGAAGTTGTTAAAAACGTCATACAAGATATCGTTAATCAATTTCCAGAATCTTTCTTTCATGGAGGTGGAGATGAAGTTATCCCAGGCTGTTGGAAAACCGATCCTGCCATCAATTCTTTCTTGTCCTCTGGTGGAACACTAAGCCAGCTTCTTGAAAAGTACATAAACTCGACATTACCTTACATCGTGTCACAGAACCGCACAGTTGTTTACTGGGAAGATGTTCTGTTGGATGCACAAATCAAGGCGGATCCATCTGTTCTTCCTAAAGAGCACACAATCTTACAGACTTGGAATAACGGTCCGGAGAACACAAAGAGAATCGTAGCTGCTGGTTACAGAGTAATTGTCTCTTCATCAGAGTTCTACTACTTAGACTGTGGTCACGGCGGGTTTCTAGGGAATGATAGTATatatgatcagaaagaaaGCGGTGGCGGGTCTTGGTGTGCACCATTTAAGACGTGGCAGAGCATATACAACTATGATATAGCTGATGGTTTGCTCAATGAGGAAGAGAGGAAGCTGGTGCTAGGAGGAGAGGTTGCATTGTGGTCAGAGCAAGCTGACTCGACGGTTTTAGACTCACGTCTTTGGCCACGTGCCTCTGCGTTGGCGGAGAGCTTGTGGTCAGGGAATAGAGACGAGAGAGGTGTTAAGAGATGTGGTGAAGCCGTGGACCGTTTAAACCTGTGGAGGTATAGGATGGTTAAGAGAGGGATTGGAGCTGAACCTATCCAACCATTGTGGTGTTTGAAGAATCCTGGAATGTGTAATACAGTCCATGGTGCTCTTCAAGATCAATAA